One genomic segment of Sebastes fasciatus isolate fSebFas1 chromosome 17, fSebFas1.pri, whole genome shotgun sequence includes these proteins:
- the paqr7a gene encoding progestin and adipoQ receptor family member VII, a, with amino-acid sequence MATIVMERIGRVFISLQQIREVPRMLTEAAPSMPGTVRDTEVPSYFRERQVCTGYRPLNQNWRYYFLSLFQRHNETINIWTHLLAFLVILVKLLQLAETVDFVSDPHSWPLLILVLSSLTYSAFSAVAHLLGGKSELCHFIFYFLDYVGVAQYQYGSAIAHFYYAVDESLHRHVHGIFMPLAAFLSCQSCLGCCYGKYCSHSLPSWVRKVCQVVPSALAYMWDSSPVAQRLLSWSTAGDDPAVIYHFCQVAFFLSCSFFFTCPLLERCFPGRCDFVGQGHQLFHVFLSCCTLCQIHASHLDYVGRRELYTRLHGSGDAALFVGLYVVTLVVCALIAAFMLRKAKRLLDLEAKSK; translated from the coding sequence ATGGCGACCATTGTGATGGAGAGAATCGGGCGAGTGTTCATCAGCCTGCAGCAGATCAGGGAGGTTCCCCGGATGCTGACCGAGGCCGCCCCCTCCATGCCCGGCACCGTGAGAGACACCGAGGTTCCCTCCTACTTCAGGGAGCGCCAGGTCTGCACCGGCTACCGGCCGCTCAACCAAAACTGGCGCTACTACTTCCTGTCTTTATTCCAGCGCCACAACGAGACCATCAACATCTGGACTCACCTGCTGGCCTTTTTAGTTATTCTGGTTAAATTACTGCAACTCGCCGAGACCGTGGACTTTGTTAGTGATCCTCATTCGTGGCCTCTATTGATCCTCGTCCTGTCCTCCTTGACCTACTCGGCATTCAGTGCTGTGGCTCACCTACTGGGTGGCAAGTCTGAGCTGTGTCACTTTATCTTCTACTTTCTGGACTATGTCGGGGTGGCGCAGTATCAGTACGGCAGCGCCATAGCTCACTTTTACTACGCTGTGGACGAGAGCTTGCACAGACACGTGCACGGGATCTTCATGCCCTTGGCCGCCTTCCTCAGCTGTCAGTCATGCCTAGGATGCTGCTACGGCAAGTACTGCAGCCACAGCCTACCGTCGTGGGTGCGTAAGGTGTGTCAGGTGGTGCCTTCGGCGCTCGCCTACATGTGGGACAGCAGTCCCGTGGCTCAAAGACTCCTGTCATGGTCTACAGCCGGCGATGACCCAGCCGTCATCTATCACTTTTGCCAGGTGGCTTTCTTTCTCAGCTGctccttcttcttcacctgCCCTCTTCTAGAACGCTGTTTCCCCGGGCGGTGCGATTTCGTGGGACAGGGTCATCAGTTGTTCCACGTTTTTCTATCTTGCTGCACGCTGTGTCAGATCCACGCCTCCCACCTCGACTACGTGGGCCGCAGGGAGCTGTATACGCGTCTGCACGGGAGCGGCGACGCGGCTCTCTTTGTGGGACTGTACGTTGTCACTTTGGTCGTATGCGCGCTGATTGCTGCCTTCATGCTGAGGAAAGCTAAACGACTACTAGATTTGGAAGCCAAGTCCAAATAA